Proteins encoded in a region of the Coffea eugenioides isolate CCC68of chromosome 4, Ceug_1.0, whole genome shotgun sequence genome:
- the LOC113768977 gene encoding uncharacterized protein LOC113768977, which yields MAEFVSDNPNIFEELGRYLKRQGKGKAESSKRRPTKSPEVPSGEDSDEGRLSRSTSRRVSSKATSKIASISRAFSRGLLGKRAEDPPRRPGGLATDYMRAPPFTDDINGEMVPPNFKLPNLHIYDGRGDPEDHLRAFISAFRLYCVPDAVICRAFPIFLHGTARKWFWSLEPGSISSLDELIDRFIHRFGQSESLRSYAQRFNEENVQIPDQNEQVTIAAFTNGLVAGIFNTEIHRQYPRTLRELWERVDQGIRSEDVNRMKLEAQASRTGQDPRRRKDTGRGEPGPSGTSNQPRDRRSVFDRIVKGRSSTSDAELTPLNSSRTHVLAVMRQNHLGRNPPEIPGRRDKRNSNLYCAYHRDVGHETEDCNDLKREIENLIRQGYLKQFVRKDGGFNRSVSHRENRGPRRDDRRDTNMHCRGPEDRREDKQPPRDGSPGYGPNIAGVINTIAGGPTGGDSQNSRKRTYRQAEMEVAEPSSRLSEVITYGPADPVPAASSNHEALVIEVLTNNYVVKKVYVDPGSSVDVLYYRTFESLKLTREQLTPVRTPLVGFGGHVVHPEGMLTLMVTIGRHPRCRTVPVSFAVVKADSPYNMLIGRPTLNALRAVYSTYHLSFKFPTSAGVAEVSSDVGAARECYLATIQAAVTPRPSPRSEEKGPAVLSIDCIDPQKAEEPNRLEPGDEVELVVVDEAKPDQVVQVGAGLPPPLKEEMISLIKDHRDVFAWSADEVVGVPPELMTHQLNVYPQARPVRQKRRHFGPERSQAISDEVDKLLPAKMIHEVQYPTWLSNPVMVKKDTGGWRMCVDFTDLNKACPKDCYPLPRIDALVDAAMGYEILCFLDAFKGYHQIGMSEEDQEKTAFYTDRGTYCYTTMPFGLKNAGATYQRLINRLFQNQIGRNVEAYVDDILVKSLATSSFLSDVREVFGVLRDSRMKLNPKKCVFGVTSGKFLGYLVSHRGIEANPDKVKAIQDMSPPRNIREVQRLNGRLAALNRFLSQSAEKALPFFKVLKKADQFAWTEECQAAFDKLKQYLHHLPTLASPRPEEKLYLYLSAADEAVSAVLIRDEGTQVPVYYPLRQILVRPEASGRLTKWAVELGEYDLSYEPRTAIKAQALADFLAELTFTEGPESTFSLAGVSTPSLWTLYVDGSSNGDGSGAGLLLEGPQGEVCSYALRFGFPATNNEAEYEALIAGFQLARRLGAQQIHVRSDSQLVVRQVLGEYEAKDETMQRYLSKVHQLTAYFESFEIQRIPRSQNKRADALSRLASTSFSDLNKTVLVEVLSEPGYVGEVACPVHSEESWMTPFILFLGQGVLPEDRAEARKIQRKAARYALRDGELYKRSYLGPWLRCVTPETGRHVLQEIHEGLCEAHVGHRMLAKKALLLGYFWPSVRQDAQNLVLGCHSCQVHAPEYHQPANFMVPITSPWPFEQWGTDIIGPFPRAVGGHTFLVTAVDYFTKWVEAEPLRTITGLVIQKFFWKCIVCRFGIPQVIISDNGRQFAENPFKTWCTNLGIKQHFTSVGHPQANGQAENFNRTLLHGLKTRLHQAGTSWVEELPSVLWSYRTTPRSATQETPFSLTYGAEAVIPAEILTPSPRLAAEVNDEERQLDLDLVDERRDLASARIASYKSTVAHYYNARVRHRRFQPGDLVLRKNSVSRAEPQGKLCPKWEGPYRVVESDLKGYCKLSYRDGSLVPRSWHAENLKMYCA from the exons ATGGCCGAGTTCGTATCAGACAACCCTAACATTTTTGAGGAGCTAGGAAGGTACCTCAAAAGACAGGGGAAAGGAAAGGCCGAGTCTTCCAAGAGAAGGCCGACGAAGTCTCCTGAAGTGCCCTCAGGAGAAGACTCCGACGAGGGGCGCCTCTCTCGGAGTACCTCCAGGCGCGTCTCCTCCAAGGCGACCTCTAAGATTGCCTCCATCTCCCGGGCATTTTCCCGAGGACTGCTAGGGAAACGCGCCGAGGATCCACCTCGGCGCCCAGGGGGCCTAGCTACTGACTACATGAGGGCTCCGCCCTTCACTGATGACATCAATGGGGAGATGGTGCCCCCAAACTTTaagcttccaaatttgcacATCTATGACGGCCGAGGTGACCCCGAGGATCACCTCCGTGCCTTCATCTCCGCATTCCGACTCTACTGCGTCCCCGACGCCGTGATCTGTCGGGCTTTCCCCATCTTCCTGCACGGGACCGCCCGGAAGTGGTTCTGGAGTTTAGAACCGGGGAGCATTTCCTCCCTGGATGAGCTGATAGACCGGTTCATCCACCGCTTT GGTCAGAGCGAGTCACTTCGCTCGTACGCCCAAAGGTTCAACGAGGAGAATGTACAGATACCTGACCAGAACGAGCAGGTAACTATTGCTGCCTTCACCAACGGGTTAGTAGCAGGGATCTTTAACACCGAAATCCATCGGCAGTACCCCCGTACACTCCGGGAGCTCTGGGAAAGAGTGGACCAGGGAATCCGAAGTGAAGATGTAAATCGCATGAAGCTAGAAGCCCAAGCATCTCGTACGGGGCAAGATCCCCGGAGGAGGAAAGACACTGGCCGAGGTGAACCAGGCCCAAGTGGCACTTCAAACCAACCCCGAGACCGCCGAAGTGTCTTCGACCGGATCGTGAAAGGCAGATCGTCCACCTCGGACGCCGAGCTGACGCCCCTCAATTCGAGCCGGACCCACGTCCTGGCTGTGATGAGGCAGAATCACCTCGGCCGCAACCCCCCCGAAATTCCGGGGAGGAGAGATAAGAGGAACTCGAACCTCTACTGTGCCTACCACCGTGATGTAGGGCACGAGACTGAAGACTGCAATGACCTGAAGCGGGAAATCGAAAATTTGATCCGGCAAGGATACCTGAAGCAATTCGTCCGCAAGGATGGAGGCTTCAACCGAAGCGTATCCCACCGGGAGAACCGGGGCCCTCGCCGCGACGACCGACGGGACACGAACATGCATTGCCGTGGTCCCGAAGACCGTAGGGAGGACAAGCAGCCCCCACGCGATGGCTCACCGGGCTACGGCCCCAACATCGCCGGGGTGATCAACACCATCGCGGGAGGACCAACGGGAGGAGACAGCCAGAACTCCCGGAAGCGGACCTACCGCCAGGCCGAGATGGAGGTGGCCGAGCCGAGCTCTCGGCTGTCCGAGGTCATCACCTACGGTCCCGCTGACCCCGTTCCTGCGGCCTCCAGCAATCACGAGgctcttgtgattgaagtccTCACCAACAACTACGTAGTCAAAAAGGTCTATGTTGACCCCGGAAGCTCGGTAGACGTCTTGTACTACCGAACTTTCGAAAGTTTGAAGCTGACCAGGGAGCAACTCACTCCTGTCAGAACTCCTCTCGTGGGATTCGGGGGACACGTCGTCCACCCGGAGGGCATGTTGACCCTGATGGTAACAATCGGGCGTCATCCACGCTGCCGAACTGTGCCTGTCAGTTTTGCGGTGGTCAAAGCAGACTCCCCCTACAATATGCTGATAGGCCGGCCCACGCTCAACGCCTTGAGAGCCGTATACTCCACCTACCACCTGAGCTTTAAATTCCCAACATCTgcgggggtggccgaggtgagcagCGATGTGGGCGCCGCCCGGGAGTGCTACCTCGCCACCATTCAAGCAGCAGTCACCCCCCGACCCTCACCGAGGTCAGAGGAAAAGGGGCCAGCGGTCCTCTCCATAGACTGTATCGACCCTCAGAAGGCAGAAGAGCCCAACAGGCTGGAGCCCGGGGATGAGGTGGAACTAGTGGTCGTGGATGAAGCGAAACCTGACCAAGTGGTCCAGGTAGGGGCGGGACTCCCCCCACccctgaaagaagaaatgatctCCCTGATCAAAGACCACCGAGACGTCTTCGCGTGGTCCGCGGATGAAGTGGTCGGAGTGCCACCCGAGCTCATGACTCACCAACTCAACGTTTACCCGCAGGCCCGACCTGTGCGACAGAAACGAAGGCACTTCGGCCCCGAACGTAGCCAAGCCATATCGGATGAGGTCGACAAGCTCTTGCCGGCCAAGATGATCCACGAGGTCCAATATCCCACCTGGCTGTCCAATCCAGTCATGGTAAAAAAGGACACCGGGGGATGGAGAATGTGTGTCGACTTCACCGACCTCAACAAGgcctgccccaaagattgctatcCTCTGCCAAGGATAGACGCCCTCGTCGACGCGGCGATGGGGTATGAAATCCTCTGCTTCCTAGATGCCTTCAAAGGGTATCATCAAATAGGAATGAGTGAGGAGGACCAAGAGAAAACGGCGTTCTACACCGACCGAGGTACTTATTGTTACACTACCATGCCCTTCGGGCTAAAGAACGCCGGGGCGACCTACCAAAGGCTGATCAACCGACTCTTCCAGAATCAGATCGGCCGCAATGTGGAGGCCTATGTGGATGACATCCTCGTTAAAAGCCTCGCCACTTCATCCTTTCTGTCAGACGTGAGGGAAGTCTTTGGTGTCCTGCGAGACTCGAGGATGAAGCTGAATCCCAAGAAGTGCGTCTTCGGCGTCACCTCGGGAAAATTCTTGGGGTATCTGGTTTCCCACCGGGGAATCGAGGCCAACCCCGACAAGGTGAAAGCCATTCAGGACATGTCTCCACCTCGGAACATCCGAGAAGTCCAACGGCTAAATGGACGCCTGGCCGCGCTGAATCGCTTCCTGTCCCAATCAGCTGAGAAAGCTCTGCCCTTCTTTAAGGTGCTCAAGAAGGCTGATCAGTTTGCCTGGACGGAAGAGTGCCAGGCTGCTTTCGACAAACTGAAGCAATACCTCCATCACCTACCCACTCTCGCTTCACCTCGGCCCGAGGAGAagctctacctctacctctccGCAGCCGATGAGGCCGTCAGCGCTGTTCTTATCCGGGATGAGGGCACCCAAGTGCCCGTCTACTAT CCTCTCCGACAGATACTGGTTCGACCCGAGGCCTCCGGGCGCCTCACTAAGTGGGCCGTCGAGTTAGGGGAGTACGACCTGTCGTATGAGCCGCGCACCGCCATAAAAGCTCAAGCCTTAGCCgacttcttggccgagctcacCTTCACGGAAGGTCCAGAGTCCACCTTTTCCCTTGCCGGGGTGAGCACCCCATCCCTGTGGACATTGTATGTGGATGGATCCTCTAATGGGGACGGTAGCGGAGCTGGACTTCTCCTGGAAGGACCTCAGGGAGAAGTGTGCTCTTACGCCCTCCGCTTTGGCTTCCCAGCCACCAATAATGAAGCCGAGTACGAGGCCTTAATCGCTGGATTTCAGCTGGCCCGAAGGCTCGGCGCACAACAAATCCACGTCCGCAGTGACTCCCAACTCGTCGTACGCCAAGTCCTTGGTGAGTATGAGGCCAAGGATGAGACCATGCAACGATACCTCTCCAAAGTACACCAACTCACGGCGTACTTCGAGTCCTTCGAAATCCAAAGAATACCCCGTTCCCAGAATAAGCGAGCCGACGCCTTATCCCGGCTGGCTTCTACGTCATTCTCTGACCTCAACAAAACTGTCTTAGTGGAAGTCCTGAGTGAACCAGGATACGTGGGAGAGGTGGCCTGCCCCGTGCACTCTGAAGAATCATGGATGACCCCGTTCATCCTTTTCTTGGGTCAAGGAGTCCTCCCTGAAGACCGAGCCGAGGCGAGAAAAATACAACGCAAGGCGGCTCGGTACGCTCTCCGCGATGGAGAGCTGTACAAACGTTCCTACCTCGGCCCATGGCTGAGGTGTGTCACTCCCGAGACAGGACGCCACGTCCTTCAAGAGATCCACGAGGGCTTGTGTGAAGCTCACGTCGGCCACAGAATGCTAGCCAAGAAGGCTCTGCTTCTTGGATATTTCTGGCCCTCGGTTCGACAAGACGCCCAGAACCTCGTTCTCGGCTGCCATTCCTGCCAAGTCCACGCGCCCGAGTATCACCAGCCCGCCAACTTCATGGTTCCCATCACTTCACCCTGGCCATTCGAGCAATGGGGGACAGACATCATAGGTCCTTTCCCCAGAGCCGTCGGGGGCCATACCTTCCTGGTAACCGCTGTGGATTACTTcaccaaatgggttgaagccGAGCCACTAAGGACCATCACCGGGCTGGtaattcaaaaattcttttggaaatgcATCGTCTGCCGCTTCGGCATACCACAGGTAATCATCTCGGATAATGGGAGGCAATTTGCCGAGAACCCCTTTAAAACTTGGTGCACAAACCTTGGCATCAAACAACATTTCACTTCGGTAGGCCACCCCCAAGCCAACGGCCAAGCAGAAAACTTCAACCGAACTCTCTTGCATGGCCTCAAGACTCGACTACACCAAGCTGGAACATCTTGGGTCGAAGAACTCCCTAGTGTCCTTTGGTCTTATCGGACCACGCCGAGGTCGGCCACGCAAGAGACCCCCTTCTCTTTAACATACGGAGCCGAGGCTGTCATCCCTGCCGAGATCCTTACCCCCAGCCCTCGGCTCGCAGCCGAGGTTAACGACGAAGAAAGGCAGTTGGATCTCGACCTCGTCGATGAGCGAAGGGACCTCGCCTCAGCCCGGATAGCTTCCTACAAGAGCACAGTGGCACACTACTACAATGCCCGTGTCAGGCACCGTCGATTCCAGCCTGGAGACTTGGTTCTGAGGAAAAACTCAGTCAGCCGAGCTGAACCGCAAGGGAAACTATGCCCGAAGTGGGAAGGCCCTTACCGAGTTGTGGAGTCTGATCTCAAGGGATATTGTAAACTGAGCTACCGAGATGGCTCACTAGTGCCGAGGTCTTGGCACGCCGAGAACCTCAAAATGTATTGTGCTTGA
- the LOC113768978 gene encoding probable plastid-lipid-associated protein 8, chloroplastic, whose translation MSPAANKVQTACALTPASAAVIRAPRLQLVRSNKSLKVLPLYQRGAGRIHASLSTAAPLSSAKPDDLVASILSKVMQTDRGVLLTRNEHDKVAEVARDLQQYCVDEPVKCPLIFGEWNVVYCSNPTSPGGGYRSAIGRLFFKTKEMIQVVEAPDIVRNKVSFSLLGLVDGGVSLEGKLNVLDEKWIQVVFDAPELKFGGLEFRYGGQSEVKLEITYIDEKIRLGKGSRGSLFVFQRRK comes from the exons ATGAGTCCTGCAGCC AATAAGGTTCAAACTGCTTGTGCTTTGACGCCTGCTTCTGCTGCTGTCATCAGAGCTCCCCGGCTGCAGCTCGTCCGATCAAATAAAAGTTTGAAGGTTTTGCCGTTGTACCAGAGAGGCGCTGGTCGCATTCACGCTTCTTTGTCAACTGCAGCGCCTTTGTCATCAGCCAAGCCAGATGACCTTGTGGCCTCCATTCTTTCCAAG GTTATGCAAACAGACAGGGGTGTATTGCTGACGAGGAATGAGCATGATAAAGTTGCTGAAGTAGCGCGTGATTTGCAGCAGTATTGTGTGGATGAGCCAGTAAAATGCCCTCTTATTTTCGGAG AGTGGAATGTTGTGTATTGTTCGAACCCTACATCACCAGGAGGAGGCTATAGGAGTGCAATTGGCCGCTTATTcttcaaaacaaaagaaatgattCAGGTTGTTGAAGCTCCTGATATAGTGAGAAACAAAGTGTCCTTCTCACTTCTAGGGCTTGTTGACGGGGGGGTCTCTTTAGAAG GGAAACTCAATGTCCTGGATGAAAAGTGGATACAAGTGGTATTTGATGCACCTGAACTTAAGTTTGGAGGACTAGAGTTTCGGTATGGTGGTCAGAGTGAGGTAAAGCTAGAAATCACATACATAGATGAGAAGATTAGGTTGGGAAAAGGCTCTAGGGGTTCTCTATTTGTCTTCCAAAGACGCAAATAA
- the LOC113767562 gene encoding sialyltransferase-like protein 2, giving the protein MKLLRFAFAIALASGLAAILIYFNGLIYINGVSFQNAAIHLSDKDVEALRNLRTTFQKCVSANGLGLEALSGRGYCDVTLRFPSDTLPKWKDPKTGELEGLSFEFNLCEAVATWEQVRNSSTILTREFIDALPNGWKEYAWRRINKGILLNQCANRTLCGEKLSLVLPERPPYLPRQFGSCAVIGNSGDLLKTKFGKEIDGYDAVVRENGAPIQNFTEYVGTKSTFRLLNRGSAKALDKVAELYERGKEVLIIKTTIHDIMNKMIREVPILNPIYLMLGASFGSAAKGTGLKALEFALSICDSVDMYGFTVDPGYKEWTRYFSESRQGHTPLQGRAYYQMMECLGLIRIHSPMRADPNRAVKWVPDRRLILAARIASEKLLRRVGAGSGDPLSGCSIIKKQSSRKATRDLSIRSAVIEHQKYAKATTMYPLEHNPGHGLLCTVPRD; this is encoded by the exons ATGAAGCTGTTAAGATTTGCGTTTGCTATAGCTTTAGCTTCTGGATTGGCGGCTATTCTTATCTACTTCAATGGCCTTATCTACATCAATGGCGTCTCCTTCCAAA ATGCTGCAATTCATCTGTCGGACAAGGATGTGGAGGCTTTACGCAATTTGCGAACTACATTCCAGAAATGTGTG AGTGCTAATGGATTAGGATTAGAAGCTCTCAGTGGCAGGGGTTACTGTGATGTTACACTAAGATTTCCTAGTGACACTCTTCCCAAATGG AAAGATCCAAAAACAGGGGAACTTGAAGGCTTGTCATTTGAGTTTAATTTATGTGAAGCTGTGGCTACATGGGAACAG GTTAGGAACAGCAGCACAATACTTACGAGAGAGTTCATTGATGCTTTACCGAATGGATGGAAGGAGTATGCCTGGCGGAGGATCAACAAAGGAATTCTTTT AAATCAATGTGCAAATAGAACACTCTGTGGGGAGAAACTTTCTTTGGTGCTTCCTGAAAGACCGCCCTATTTGCCAAGGCAGTTTGGCAGCTGTGCTGTCATTGGTAATTCTGGAGATCTATTGAAGACCAAATTTGGCAAGGAAATCGATGGTTATGATGCTGTTGTCAGGGAGAATGGAGCCCCAATCCAG AACTTTACAGAATATGTGGGTACAAAAAGTACATTTCGTCTTCTGAATAGAGGATCTGCCAAAGCCCTTGATAAAGTCGCAGAATTATATG AGAGAGGAAAGGAGGTTCTCATAATCAAAACAACGATACATGACATCATGAACAAAATGATTCGG GAAGTTCCAATTCTCAACCCAATATATCTCATGTTGGGTGCATCCTTTGGTTCAGCAGCAAAAGGTACAGGGCTGAAGGCACTCGAATTTGCACTCTCCATCTGTGATAGTGTAGACATGTATGGTTTTACTGTTGATCCTGGCTATAAAGAGTG GACGCGATATTTCTCCGAGTCTCGACAAGGTCATACTCCTCTCCAGGGCAGGGCTTATTACCAAATGATGGAATGTCTGGGA cTTATCAGAATTCATTCACCAATGCGTGCCGATCCTAATCGTGCTGTGAAGTGGGTACCAGACCGTAGATTAATACTTGCTGCCAGAATTGCATCAGAGAAACTATTGAG GAGGGTTGGGGCAGGATCTGGAGATCCACTCTCTGGGTGTTCCATTATCAAGAAGCAATCATCAAGAAAGGCTACAAGGGATTTGAGCATAAGAAGTGCAGTAATTGAGCATCAAAAATATGCAAAAGCTACCACTATGTATCCTTTGGAACATAATCCAGGACATGGTCTGCTTTGCACAGTTCCAAGAGATTGA
- the LOC113768351 gene encoding uncharacterized protein LOC113768351, producing MAELNPLDGQINGGGGGGGGGGNGETMVGTATKRQRRPSVRLGDIGGDPPLAAYEHLHQQHRRASSKQQLQYQWKQQQKGSRLRNNETLAVDKNGISNSEDGIEGFVNEGEEGNEGDMDLDRVAIGSWKTFRDSSMKSKRGRGGSIRKRVRSNWVSSKVDESGKLLTSGGEGEGDGEEGFHLDNDDGMDRDFARENSDEEVDRNESPIRSFENNDADIDVDRERGFLKVGEKNRRVTTRVSDEMEGPSDSVERNGVKAWLNQLGLGRYAPVFEIHEVDDEVLPMLTLEDLKDMGINAVGTRRKMYCSIQKLNKGFS from the coding sequence ATGGCCGAGCTAAACCCACTTGACGGACAAATTAACGGCGGCGGcggcggaggaggaggagggggaaATGGGGAGACGATGGTGGGGACGGCGACGAAGCGGCAGAGAAGACCGAGTGTGAGATTAGGCGACATTGGAGGCGACCCACCACTGGCGGCCTATGAACACCTGCACCAGCAGCATAGGAGGGCCTCATCCAAGCAGCAGCTGCAGTATCAATGGAAGCAGCAGCAGAAAGGTTCGAGATTGAGAAATAATGAAACCCTAGCGGTGGATAAGAATGGGATTAGCAATAGCGAAGATGGGATTGAGGGTTTTGTTAATGAAGGCGAGGAAGGTAATGAAGGGGATATGGATTTGGATAGGGTTGCTATTGGGAGCTGGAAAACTTTTCGGGATTCGTCGATGAAATCGAAGAGGGGGAGAGGGGGTTCTATTAGGAAGAGGGTTAGGTCGAATTGGGTTTCGTCTAAAGTTGATGAAAGTGGGAAATTATTGACCAGTGGAGGTGAAGGGGAAGGGGATGGGGAAGAGGGTTTTCATTTGGACAATGATGATGGGATGGATAGGGATTTTGCACGTGAAAACTCTGATGAGGAGGTGGACAGAAATGAGAGCCCAATTCGTTCTTTTGAGAATAATGATGCGGATATTGATGTGGATAGAGAAAGAGGGTTTTTGAAAGTAGGGGAGAAAAACAGGAGAGTGACTACTAGGGTTTCTGATGAAATGGAGGGGCCTAGTGATTCGGTAGAGAGAAATGGAGTGAAGGCTTGGTTGAACCAGTTGGGCTTAGGGAGATATGCCCCAGTTTTCGAGATTCATGAGGTGGATGATGAGGTTTTGCCAATGTTGACACTGGAGGATTTGAAGGATATGGGAATTAATGCTGTTGGGACGCGGAGGAAAATGTATTGCTCAATTCAGAAGCTCAATAAGGGATTCTCCTAG
- the LOC113767983 gene encoding long chain base biosynthesis protein 2a: MITIPYLTALTTYFSYGLLFVFGQFRDFFRKIADWWLGSNLQGYAPICLGLEDFYTRRLYLRIQDCFGRPIASPPDSWVDLVERVSKDNNKTLQRTAKISRCLNLGSYNYLGFAAADEYCTPRVIESLKRFSPSTCSTRVDGGTTTLHNELEEVVANFVGKPAAIVFGMGYVTNSAVLPALIGKGGLIISDSLNHNSIVNGARGSGATVRVFQHNMPDHLEKVLREQIAEGQPRTHRPWKKIMVLVEGIYSMEGELCKLPEIVAICKKYRAYVYLDEAHSIGAIGKTGRGVCELLGVDTADVDILMGTFTKSFGSCGGYIAGSKELIQYMKYSCPAHLYATSISPPAAQQIISAIRVILGEDGTSRGAQKLARIRENSNFFRSELQKMGFEVLGDNDSPVMPVMLYNPAKIPAFSRECLKNQVAVVTVAFPATPLLLARARICISASHTREDLIKALEVFSKVGDLIGIKYFPAEPDKQQQDDGRVKLE, encoded by the exons ATGATTACCATTCCGTATCTGACCGCCTTAACAACTTACTTCAGCTACGGCCTCCTCTTCGTCTTCGGCCAATTTCGTGACTTTTTCCGTAAAATTGCGGATTGGTGGCTCGGCAGCAATCTTCAG GGATATGCCCCGATCTGCCTAGGGTTGGAGGATTTCTATACTCGGCGGCTGTATCTTCGGATTCAG GATTGTTTTGGACGACCAATAGCAAGTCCTCCGGATTCTTGGGTTGATTTGGTTGAACGTGTATCCAAGGACAACAACAAGACGCTGCA GCGGACCGCAAAAATTAGTAGATGCCTTAACTTGGGATCATATAACTACCTCGGGTTTGCTGCAGCAGATGAATACTGCACCCCCCGTGTGATTGAATCTCTGAAGAGATTTTCCCCAAGCACCTGTAGTACTCGTGTTGATGGAG GTACAACAACGCTTCACAATGAATTGGAAGAGGTTGTGGCAAATTTTGTTGGAAAGCCAGCTGCTATTGTTTTCGGTATGGGTTACGTAACAAACTCAGCTGTTCTCCCTGCCTTGATTGGGAAG GGAGGCTTGATTATCAGTGATTCTCTTAACCACAATTCCATAGTCAATGGTGCTCGAGGGTCAGGGGCCACCGTTCGTGTTTTCCAACATAATA TGCCTGACCATCTGGAGAAAGTCCTAAGAGAACAAATTGCTGAGGGGCAACCAAGGACACATAGACCTTGGAAAAAGATTATGGTTTTAGTGGAGGGAATATACAGCATGGAAGGGGAACTCTGCAAACTTCCAGAGATTGTTGCCATATGCAAAAAGTATAGG GCGTATGTTTACTTGGATGAGGCTCACAGCATTGGGGCAATTGGCAAAACAGGGAGGGGTGTTTGTGAGCTATTGGGAGTTGATACAGCAGATGTGGATATTTTGATGGGAACTTTCACAAAATCGTTTGGGTCATGTGGTGGTTATATTGCAGGGTCTAAG GAACTTATTCAATATATGAAGTATTCTTGCCCTGCTCATCTGTATGCTACATCGATTTCTCCTCCAGCTGCCCAACAAATTATTTCTGCCATAAGGGTCATCCTTGGGGAGGATGGTACTAGCAGAG GCGCTCAAAAGCTAGCAAGAATACGCGAGAATAGCAACTTTTTCCGTTCTGAACTACAGAAAATGGGATTTGAGGTTTTGGGAGATAATGATTCTCCTGTAATGCCTGTAATGCTCTACAATCCGGCAAAAATACCTGCTTTTTCACGGGAGTGTCTCAAGAATCAG GTGGCTGTTGTTACGGTTGCGTTTCCAGCTACACCTTTGCTGTTGGCTAGAGCTCGCATCTGTATTTCTGCTTCACACACACGGGAAGATCTCATCAAAGCCTTAGAG GTTTTCAGCAAAGTAGGAGATCTAATAGGCATTAAATACTTCCCCGCCGAACCCGATAAACAACAGCAAGATGATGGCAGAGTTAAGTTAGAGTGA
- the LOC113768979 gene encoding translocon-associated protein subunit beta-like — protein MAEALPPLLSTPILLLALTLVALSVFCAIAFSETPFSLAHKKTSLTKLNSDCERISVTIDIYNRGLSTVYDLSAADDSWSLDVFDVVTGNTSKSWKTVDGGAHVSHSFELEPKAKSVYHGAAALITFRLPTKSKKLPAKHGSHILVILLVGCFAHIIVSPSKSSTRNVIKKRN, from the exons ATGGCAGAGGCTCTACCTCCCCTACTCAGTACTCCTATTTTACTGCTCGCCCTCACACTCGTCGCGCTTTCCGTTTTTTGTGCCATCGCGTTTTCAGAAACCCCATTTAGTTTGGCCCACAAGAAGACCAGTCTCACAAAGCTCAACTCCGACTGTGAACGCATCTCTGTCACCATCGATATCTATAATCGTGGACTGTC CACTGTATATGATTTAAGTGCTGCTGATGATTCTTGGTCTTTGGATGTCTTTGATGTGGTGACCGGCAACACTTCAAAATCATGGAAAACAGTTGATGG GGGTGCCCATGTTTCCCACTCTTTTGAGTTGGAGCCCAAAGCAAAAAGTGTTTACCATGGTGCTGCTGCTCTGATAACATTTCGTCTTCCTACTAAGTCCAAAAA ACTGCCGGCAAAGCATGGTTCCCATATTTTAGTGATTCTCCTCGTGGGTTGTTTTGCACACATCATAGTTTCTCCATCAAAATCTAGCACTAGAAATGTAATCAAGAAAAGAAACTGA